The segment GGAGCTGTTACTTCTGTTTGGATTAATATTTTTGCTTGATCCTGAAGTGGGAATCTCCAGCACCCCACTTAGAGAAACAAGTAGTAAAAAATAATCCTGACACCACGGATTGTAATTCATGGGGGTATTGTAGGTTCGAGAATGTTAACAGATCAGTAAGAGGTCAATTTAAGATTAACTTTATCTATACTTTCTCAGGTCTGTTAGACCTTAAATGATAAGTAGCATCTTAATATGGTATTAGAGATTAAGATATGCAAGAGTGCAAAAGAATTTATCCTGActtatttaaaacatattttttatatatatacacacacactaaAATTCTCATCTTTAAGATAAATCTTACTAAGAATATTATTTCTTAAAGAAATCCTAAATCAGTTTTCATGGTTAAGCCCAAACTAGTCTGGGGCATTACCCTGTTCCTCTGCCCGCTCTTCCAGGAGCAAGACTCCTGTCCATTAATCAAGTTAGGACCTTCGCATCCCTTTGTGCCATATCTTATAAATGAAGTGGTCGCAGGCACTTTTGGAAGACAATTGAGTATGTTGAGCATGATGATTGTAGtctaaaatgattatttccgcCAATTGTTGCATAACATTTGGGTCTAGAGAATCAAGTCAAAAGATTTGAATAATCTTATACCAAATTATCATGATGTTGGAAACTTTTATTGGTGTGTTGAAACCAAGTTTGCATGCTTAAGATTTTCCACACCAACCATACTTAACTTtagaaagaagggaaaaaaatctCAGATCCTCTTAGATTTAGCCTTCTATCATGATGTTCCTCATAGTTTTGCCttgtttcaaataaaatttatttgccACATTTTCATTTAGTTATATATTACACGAATCGATACCCTATAAAATTAAAACGGTCATGTGTGCCACTAgggtaaatttgatttttaattaaatgtaatttaaattttatatttaattatgaacaGACCATTAGTTCACTAGGAGAGATTTGGACGGACCCTTCAAGGACTTTGAAGGACATTTGtccacaaaaaaataaagttctACTGGCCTTCAATAACACCTAAAAATAAATGGACaggcaaaataaataaatgtgactgttttcttcttctcccttaTTTGGATATTGGATCAcggattataaaattattttcctgAAATTGAAGAAACATTTAATACAATACAACAACCAccttcaaaatatataatgaatgcCATGAGAGCTCTTGctttaaaagttatttaattttggAGGTCAGAGACAGCTGATGAACAGATAAGCATGCAAATTCTCAGATGGAACAGTGAAGTAGGAAACTTCTGTCATAccattgatttgaattgaatattatcatgAACAGCTAAtaatgttagtatgttttgctttataattgATATAATGACTTGCTTACTCTCATTAGCAATCTCACTTTAATATGGAAGTATCCTAAAAGGTTTGTGTGTACATTCAACTCCATTTGTTGAAAGATAAGAGTTAAACTTGGAGTAAGATTCCATATCTTAAACACACCAAATAAGCAAAATCTTCGGACTCAGTGACCAGCCTATAACTAAGCTAGTAAAAACCCTGGATCCAACAAGTATCGAAACTATGACATTTTGCTTACATACCCACATTTGCTATTCAAACTACCCATTGAGGGCAGTCTCTTTGTATTGAATGTAACTACTATGAAGTTGTACACAACCTAAATGTAATCTCTGTGAGGACCAGTTTACTAGAACAGCGTAAGCATCCCTTAAAGAACAAGGGAATGCCACAGTATCTGTTCTTAACATGATCAAACTCACCACATTGATTCTTCCATGGTCCACCAGTGGTCCATAATTTTCATTATGATTCTGGTTCTCTGGTCCCTGGAACACTTTTAATGCTTCTTCAGCCACCATCATCTCCAGTAAATATCAAAAGCATATATTCATACAATAAAAGCATTCTGGGAATTTTCAGTCTGAGTTTCTGAATTCCACAACTACTGATATGAGCATCTTTAAGTGAGTTTCATGACATATGTAATCTgagaacctttttttttaagggtaagTACTTTATCTGAAAACTCACAATAATACATCAGTTGATTTTTGGTTGAGATGACAAAGTTGAGTGCGATGATATAGATCACTCAAGGAAGCGAAAAACTGTAAGGAGAATctatttttcaagattcaaggatcaaactcaAAGCTTGTCGTGTATAAATAAATGCGAGTTTTATGCTAGCAACAATGGAGAggtcaaaaaaagaaataaatcaaaGTTCAAAACAAGACTTCAGGACTACTGTACATTCTTCTCCACAGCAGCATAGAATGAActtgaaacaaaaagaaaaggaaatgtaAATAAGGAATATCTCACTTCATTCTTCATTGATGAGTAGTGGTTGGTTCAATATCTTTAAGAAGGCCGACTATCTGCTGCATGCTCGGTCGCTTCAATGGAAGGTCAGCTGTGCAGAGATATCCAATCTTCAAGGCCTCCTCCATTTGGTTTTCAGGTCCTGTATCGCAAATTTTTGGATCAATAGCTCTTGATCCTTGGTTCTTTCTTACTAAGCCTCTAACCCAGCTCACCAAAGTTGCTTCTTTCTCATCAGGGTAGTCGTCTCCAACTGGTTTCTTCCCGGTGATTAGCTCAAACAGAACCACACCGAAGCAATATACATCTGATTTTGGTGTTGGGGAGTCATACTCAGGCTCAGAAAACTCTGGCGGCACATAACCAGGAGAGCCGCGAGCAATTTCCTCATCCAAGCCATTTCCAAATATCTTGGCCAATCCAAAGTCGGATAGCCTAGGCTCCAAATTTATATCCAGATATACACTGCTAGCTTTAATGTCCCTGTGAATTATCGAAGGTGAGCATCCGTGGTGAAGAAATGCCAGTGCACGAGCAGTGCCAAGTGCTATTTGATGTCGAAATCTCCAGGTTGTTAATAACCCTTCAGAGCGTACGTTTTGGATCCCGTTATTTCCATCTTCTTCCCATGTATCTGTGCTCCAATCTTCTGTTGTTTGAATCCCAAGTGGCAAGTCATGCAGCAAATTCTGCAAGTTCCCATTCTCCATGTAATCATATATAGCAATTCTCTGATCACCAGCTAAACAGTATCCGGTCAATGGAACAAGATTTGGGTGCTTTATTCGACCAAGATACTCAAGCTCTCTTGCTGCTTCTTGGTCTGTCAATGTTGATCCATGGACTAAAACTTTAACAGCTACATGAATTCCACCAGGTAGAAATCCTCTATACACAGGTCCAAATTTCCCTTCAGCCAAAAGGGTGCCTCGATCAAAATTCGAAGTTGCAGATAAGAGGTCTGCAAATGTGATATTCAACAAAGGCTTCTCAAAAATGACTACAGGCACTGAGTTGGCATGCTTAACATCAGCCACCCATGTTGTCGAATCAGTCTGGAATGAGAAGGGGCCTGAAACATTTTGCTCTTCTTTGTATGATGTTTGCTTCACAACCCACATTTTCGGTTTTCTTCTACAACCAAAGGCTAGAAACAGTAGCCCAGCGAGCAAGCAGACCATCGAGAGGGTCAAAGCTAGAGCAAGCTTGAGTCCCTTGTGTTTGGTTGATTTCCTTCTAAAGAAGCTAGGGTTTGCCGCAATTGGGCAGTTGTTCAAAGACCCCAAGAAAGCTGTTTGTAGGATTTCAGGGGATATATCCGATGCACAAAGGGTTAAGTTGTTGTAAGAGAAGTTAAATATCTCTAACAATTGAAGTTTTCCCAACAGAGATACAGGGATTTCGCCACTCAAATTGTTGCGTGAAACATCAATAATTTTGAGGTTTTTGATACTCAGCATAGGGATATTGCCACCAAGATGGTTCATAGACAAATCAAGTGTGTGCAAACTACTCAATTTACATATTTCGCTAGGAATATGACCAGTAAGGCTAGTTCTAGACAAATTCAGATACTCTAAACTCCCAAGCATTTCAATTCTCGGAAATTCTTGTCTGCTAAATCTGTTGTAAGCTAGATTAAGGTGCTTAAGATTCTGAGCTTGACTCAAGTTATGAAAAATCTCTCCACTAAGCTGATTCTCAGACAAATCTAGATAAACCAAATGAGACCAATTATAACTAGAGTTGAATTGTACCTGAGAAACGTGACCTTGAAACCCGTTTCTGCTGAGGTCAATCACCTGCAAATCCTCCTGAAACACCTCCATAACAGAACCCTGAAACAAATTCCCTGAAACATTAAGCCTAGTAATTGATTTCATTCCCATTAAATCTGAGTCCCTTCCAGAGATTTCATTTCCAGCAAGGTTCAAGCTTTTGAGGTTGGGAAATGCAGCACCAAAACCATCAGGCAGAGAGCCATTCAACTGATTCATTGAAAAGTCAATTGTAACCAAAGATTGGCAACTTCTTATTCCCTGTGGAATGCTGTACTGAAACTTGTTGTTGTCTAATTTCAGAACTTGAAGATTCGCGAGAGAGCTTATAGCAGCAGGGATTTCTCCAGAAAAATTGTTGTGAGAGAGATCAAAGACTTCAAGTGAGCCGAAATTGCCAATGTTGTTAGGTAAAGAACCTGAAATCTGATTGTTTGAGAGATTGAGGGTCTTGAGAGAGCCTAAACTCCATAAATCACCGGGAAAAGCtgtgattttgttgttgctAAGATCTAAAGTTTGCAGATTGGTTAATTTGCCAATGGTGGTATCAGGAACTGGACCTGAGAGGCCTAAGTTGGGAGCTACTAAACCATTAACATGCTCTTTCTGAGAGTCACAGGTGATTCCTTGCCATGAACAAACATGGGATGAAAAGTATGAAGGTTGAAAAGATTTTGAGCTCATTTTTTTGAAGAACTCAGAAACGAAGAACTCATCTGTATTGGGTTGCTGAGAAAGTAAAGGCTTGAAGAACAAAGCAAGAACCAATATTGAACTAAAGAAGCAAAACCCCATTTGAGAAAAGGCCTGAAGCTCAGAAAAACCTAAACTCGAACTTTCGAAAGGTGAAATATCTCCTCAAACTTCATCAAAATCTGAACTTGAAGAACAAAAACCCCAGAAAATGGCAGTGAAAAGAACAAAGAAAGGTAAAAAAGTACACAGCAGAGTTCTagtagaaagagagagagagaggagggGGGACAAGAAAAGCcaacaacaaaacaaagaatCCAACAGAAGTAAAAGAGAAGCACTTTTGTTACTGTTCAAAACAAGAAGCAAAAGCACAACACAAGCCCAGCACTCAACTAAACTACTCAAGCTTGGCTATGTCACTTGAacgatattaaaaaaatggaaaataaataaaatatgagtaaTGCAAGTGCTTtgggaaaagagagagaggtcAGAGGAGACAACAAAGAcagaagaaagatgaagaggCGGTGGTGGCCAGAGGTTGAGGTTCATAGATGAAAAACAAGAGAGtgaattgaaatataaaattgggTTGTTGAATTTATCTGTGCTTGTTGGTGGTGTATTCAATGATTCTTCATGAGTGTTGATCACTTTCTATTTACCTCTTCATGAGTCCAGTCTCAGTTGTCAGTACACcaaagaattcaataaaattacatgtttgTACTAAGTATCCATTTGAACATTAATGATGGTACATCaggattgaatattttaaattaaaaataaaataataattaattatataatgatatataattattaatattttaaaatattattatatttttatagtttgattttagttttttattatatataaaataatttataccttatttttatttcagaaactattatatattttttattttgggctAAATACAGGGGGGTTGTTGTTGTTATCCATTacttatatatttcttttaagaGGAAGTtgttctgttttctttttcaacaaaaCCACAAACCAATAACTTTTTTACTCTGAAAGAAATTAATACTACAAAAGTTGATGGGTTTATGTGCTATTTCCGTTGCACTTTTCTTCACAAGGAAAAAggtttcttttcattttccaaaaattcatttttctggTTAAagtggtatttttttttattgttcttttgTAAATTATGGAGcttcaaatttgattggctttttttttttaaaaaaattttcatgtgCCCACATATGCgtcataatattattgaattgaaagcatcccatcaaattcactttttatgtagtttgaaaattttttaaatataaaccttgaaattttatttaatctattttaaattttattatctctttattaactcttttatattttaattttattcaatcttaATCTccctcaattttattttttagttcgacactaaatctaatatatatttcatatttcatatttatatagaaaGAGTTATTAGAATGAGATTGTCAATCTACTCTATTAAAATAGGATTGATTTGTTCAAGCTTGGTCTCGTAAAAATTTTAGACTCAGGCTTTGGGTCTCACATTTTTGTTCAAatctaatttattcaaattttttggaCTTCAGCTTGTTATGAgtttattttgggttgattcTGTAACTCTTAAACTCTACGAAAAAATCCTTACAATTTCTTACAAGTTTGAAAACCTGACAAATATACTCTTGTTCACAATAAATATTTGAGCGTGATAATTTATtggacaaatttttttatctaagcATGTTCAATACTAGAATTTTGTTTAATCTGAAACTAAATTTTCTAGACCGAATAATCAAGCTCtctattttagaattttgtttAATCTGAAACTAAATTTTCTGGACCAAATAATCAAGCTCTCTATTTTACCCAACCCAATTGAGTAGCATAATTAGACACAATTTCTTACATGAGatgaaattttgataattatgaacataaaaaaataataggtGAGACAAGggtaaacaaaacaaaaatccaTTTTAGACATATAATATGTTGTGGGTTTTACTTTTAGATTTTCCCATTTAAAATGCATATAGAGCTCacgtattatttaattaatattattttattattttcaaataatgtaaaatgtCTATGCATACTAGACATTTCTCTTATATTATGAGATTTGTGTAGAAGTTTTATAATTAACgggtataaataaaataatatctcatcatataattgtgtgttattttatctctcattcaaaattaatcacaaaatgataagttaatttaaatatacttGTTAGTATCACAGtatctatataaaattttaccgAATGAACAATAATACATTCATaagacataaaatattattttgatattattaaaacatAGTAAGACATTTCGTAGGTAATGTCAGCAATAatgtgatatatatttttttttcttttaattatattttaaaaaggaTTTTGAGAGTGCCATGTGGGTGGTTGTCTTCCTTGACTAAAACCCTAGAAAAAAAGAAGGTTTCTTTCACTTCATTTTCTAAAGGAGTGTCAATGAAGTAAAGCCAATTGCTATCTTTTTTCCAATTTGTGCTCCAAAATCAAGCAATACATCATGGGACCATTCAGTAGTTGAAAGAGAATGGATGTAACTATATGTCACTCTTAGTTAAACTAGACAATGTTAGAATGCTTTTTAATATGGTCAAAAAATCAAAAGTGattccaaataattaaaaaagaaaaaagaaaaagaaaaaggggtTTATTCTAGTCTATAGTATTTAATTGAACTGAATGTAAcatagtatttaattaaattgaatgtaATATTCTGATCCGAATAATTCGacttattattaagatattatcattcttgaaaaaataatttattatagttttgtatttgagttttataatgtaaaatgcATCTTAATAGTTTATGAATTCACAcactatttgattaatttaatattaacatttttaaatttatttagggtTGTTACAACACTTATTGTTAAGGGTGAATTTGAgtcaagtcaaatttgaacaaaagtCAACGAGggcttaatttaaatataatgaatCATCGGTGCAGAAATTGTTATTGtcacaaaagaagaagaactaTCGATTAGCCAAATTTTCAGTGCAACAATGTTAACATGGTGAGATTATACCAAACTAATCACTAGGCttccaaaaacaaaatagaccgaataattttaattgtatttgtttaatactttcaataaaaaaaaattaaaagtttgatcatttttataaaaaaatcttaaaaagatCAATTCCttcaatattaaaaactaaaaattgaatctttttaatttaaaaaaaaaaacaacatttttaatagaaaaatatgatagtttgatattttcatGAATGAATATTCCACTTCAATAGCATGAATTTACTTAaacaattgattatttttagataaataattaattttttggaaaaaaatggaAGGGTAGAAGTGTTATTATAATACTTGTCTCATCCTGTCTAACAACTTAAAAAACAATCAGTTGAAGATTAAGGAAAGATTGAACCAAGTTCATGGTATGATTTGCCCATTCACACTATGTTTATGTTTTACAAGTTTATGTAGGgacaattaatgaaaaaaataataaaattgatagttTCAAGATATAAACATCTTCGtactatcatataattaaattatttagttaatattttttattatatatgataacaATTTCAAATGACCCGTTTGTAGAAGTTtgaaatgcaaaatttaaatCTCATCTTAATAAGTATAATacttatcaatttaatataccCATAAAAGAACATGGGTACTTCCATGTCAAGTCTTAACAATGGTCAATTCgagcttaatttaaatataaaattgtaaatttaaattagattaaatagtgaataattataccaaaaaagaaaagaatcattaaaaaataatcttcacGAACCCTCAAACTTGAATCGAACATTTAACTCATTTTGAGCCAAATATAGATTCAGTTTGATCAAATCTAACCCCGTAAAATAGACATTAAAGGagagtataaatatattttggcACATGgatataatgaaataatgtaaaaaataatataccattaataatatttaaatatttaaaattgtttacacataaaattttgtattagaaattaataattgaGCATGCAAAGATCCGACAAGGCAAGGAGGTTTggtgaagagaaaaagaagaaatgttaAATGATTTGCATTGATtgaggaagaaagaagaacaAGAGTAACATTAAATCAACCCACAACACAACAACTTCAATTATTCTTTGtcgttttttcttcttttatattttattataaatatatctttattttgtcACACCCATAAGTCACAAAGTCACCTTTCTTCTTCAACcctccatttttttaaattattattattataattaatattaatttggatATCTAATCAATGAGATCTCAACTTGATGAAGCTTCAATTGGAGCCCATCATTTTCATAAGAGTGTGTTATAAGTTAGCTTTTCTGTTCAAAGatgcttaattaatttttattaagaagaaaacaaggaaaaagaGAATAGTTTTTTGAATTTAGTCACtgcctttttattattaatttatgcaAGGATTATCATATTGACTTAGAAAATGAATTCTATTTTCCTAAGAAACCCTAATGGTAGAATAATAATAGGAGATTCTCCCAACTTTCCTACTTGCAAACTACtataatttttctattcaaattattataatctttgAACCAAACCGAAAGTTAGTATAATCCTTTTCTGAATATTTCATACGTTGTTGCACATTCCTAACGTAGTAGTAGTCGGATTGATATATATTACATCGTACTCCCCTTTAAATAATAGTTATCATCAAcccaaaaatattattgaacaaatatcataatattatttttatattttaaaaaactggTTAACTTAAATGTATAgtcatgaaataatttttcatggGCATAATGTGATCATGTTGAAAAGATCCAATACATTTtgcacttatatatatatatatagtgttaaTTAATTTGGGTTATAAGTGTTTTTGTTGAGTGTTACTAGAAATAAAGATGGGTTCTCCTACTCGACAATCAATCAAttctttaaacaatttatttatcaaatgaCTTAATTAGATTTATCTGAATCCTTACAATTTATATTACAGTATTTTTTAACTATCTGAATGTAGATGAATTGAATTGAGTAGAGatccataaaataaataatggttTGATTGCGTTAgacaatttatattttatatcaattaagaaccaaaatatatcataataaaaaagttatttacttcaaattattgccaaaattgatgttaattatgatataaaaaaagaaaaaacataattttgtt is part of the Mangifera indica cultivar Alphonso chromosome 13, CATAS_Mindica_2.1, whole genome shotgun sequence genome and harbors:
- the LOC123194074 gene encoding probable LRR receptor-like serine/threonine-protein kinase At2g24230, producing MGFCFFSSILVLALFFKPLLSQQPNTDEFFVSEFFKKMSSKSFQPSYFSSHVCSWQGITCDSQKEHVNGLVAPNLGLSGPVPDTTIGKLTNLQTLDLSNNKITAFPGDLWSLGSLKTLNLSNNQISGSLPNNIGNFGSLEVFDLSHNNFSGEIPAAISSLANLQVLKLDNNKFQYSIPQGIRSCQSLVTIDFSMNQLNGSLPDGFGAAFPNLKSLNLAGNEISGRDSDLMGMKSITRLNVSGNLFQGSVMEVFQEDLQVIDLSRNGFQGHVSQVQFNSSYNWSHLVYLDLSENQLSGEIFHNLSQAQNLKHLNLAYNRFSRQEFPRIEMLGSLEYLNLSRTSLTGHIPSEICKLSSLHTLDLSMNHLGGNIPMLSIKNLKIIDVSRNNLSGEIPVSLLGKLQLLEIFNFSYNNLTLCASDISPEILQTAFLGSLNNCPIAANPSFFRRKSTKHKGLKLALALTLSMVCLLAGLLFLAFGCRRKPKMWVVKQTSYKEEQNVSGPFSFQTDSTTWVADVKHANSVPVVIFEKPLLNITFADLLSATSNFDRGTLLAEGKFGPVYRGFLPGGIHVAVKVLVHGSTLTDQEAARELEYLGRIKHPNLVPLTGYCLAGDQRIAIYDYMENGNLQNLLHDLPLGIQTTEDWSTDTWEEDGNNGIQNVRSEGLLTTWRFRHQIALGTARALAFLHHGCSPSIIHRDIKASSVYLDINLEPRLSDFGLAKIFGNGLDEEIARGSPGYVPPEFSEPEYDSPTPKSDVYCFGVVLFELITGKKPVGDDYPDEKEATLVSWVRGLVRKNQGSRAIDPKICDTGPENQMEEALKIGYLCTADLPLKRPSMQQIVGLLKDIEPTTTHQ